A region of the Ciona intestinalis chromosome 12, KH, whole genome shotgun sequence genome:
ctaccaaaatgtacgagaaaatagaatgaaaaggtgtcccatcttccctcatcctactatataggtatgatattgatatatataatataaaaaataagttttagtataaaaaaaagataaacataATTTGATAATGCAAAATAAACACTGTTTTCCTGTGCTTtcgtttttaaatacatttttacaggtttaaagtaaaaatatttatagcaCAGTgtgttaataaatttaaatttttccttTTCTCCTACTGAAAGTTGATTTTCCATCTAATACACAcctttttataacaaacacaTAAATAATTGTTATATAACTTCACCCTGAGGCTATTGCTGGCAAACACCACATAATTCTGGGTTTTTAAACGGCAAAAATGCGATTTGAATAGTGAACATTagcgcttattttcttccaattaaatgtaaataagtttttactgtaagcttgttttaacgatggttgttttttaactatattctatcttttcgtttaaaatatttttaatccgCTACAGTAAAAGAGACAACTAAAAGTGattgttacttttattatatatatatatatatatatatatatgataaagCCAAGCAAATgaatctgttaaaatattagaaCAAATAtctaattaatattaaattcatAAAGTGAAATGGTTCAATACCAAAACACTAAAACAACAGTTCCAATACTTATTATTCTGTGGATTTTTTGCAAActccaaatatttataaacccCAATTTTCTATGTACATGCTGTTTCAGCCATGTGTCTCATAAGTttttaatctaattttttaatcatAGGCTACACAACACATGCTAAAACTATCCCTCCCCCCCTGCAATATGAAAATCTTGAAaccctaaaaaaattttaaatgtattgttttcACACttttacagtaatatatttttaaaaaagtttttcgccggacaaaaaaatttccgttaaaagtttttttaagtcaaaatattttcatatatatatatatataattattttaactttttctacTTTCAGGTAAGACATTACTGGCACAAACGTTAGCGCGATGTCTTGATGTCCCGTTCGCGATATGCGACTGCACGACGCTTACACAAGCCGGGTACGTGGGGGAGGACATTGAATCAGTGATCGCTAAGTTGTTACAAGACGCAGGGGGTCATGTCGAAAGAGCTGAACAGGGTAAGAACTAAGAACCATTGGTGGTGTATTTATATGATACTGTCTTCTTATCTGGTTAGAAAAACGTAGTGAATTTCCTTAAAGAGTTTTATCCGAAGGAAAAAAGTTCCAGCCTAAATTCTAGGCCCCATGGCTTGCCAccctgcgggacctcacccacataaaatagaatctcACCCATTTTttgggggtaatgggtcaattctggcctaaatcctaagaCCAATGGCGTCTTGCAAAAAAACAGTgtccaataaaaaaatgtcataagaaaaaacagtgtttaaaacaaacagtgtCCAAAATACaatgttcaaaaaaaaattgttcaaaaaaatagtgccaaaaaaacagtgtccaaaaaaaaatgttcaaaaaaaaGTGTTCAAAAAAAATAGTGCCAAAAAAACAGTGTCCATTGtcttcaataaaaaaaacagagtcttgcattgtgacatcatataacattatgacatcacacagggATTGTTTTTCTTGACGAAGTTGATAAAATAAGCAGCGTGCCGGGAATCCACCAACTACGAGATGTTGGAGGGGAGGGTGTACAGCAGGTCAGTTGTTTATTGAGCACCTGCAGCGTTTTAtttactattattttttttttctgttgattattttttttctaatattttattgtttctatcgtttttgtattttttttttttttttatctgtcatttaaattgtttctaatgatctggtgctaggaaaaggtaacaaacaaaaatcaagtccagtcaattgagaaatatatttcgcctaaatggcatcgtcagtctctgcaaaagaagcgtataaaaatatagcaaAGTAATGGAATGGAGAAAACCAAGGAACACAAACACCTGCATCTAcgaacattaaaaacaacagaacagGAGAGGCACGCTGGACAAACAGAGGAAAGCAGAAAGGTGTAAGCTAGAAAAAAAGACAAGGAAAGTAAAACGCGATCAAAAGCGAAAAACAAAAGGCAAAATAGTGGAAAACTATTTGATACAAAGTAGTATCATCTTCTTGATATTAATTAATGTTGGCCAAAATTTTATGGTACCACTTGTCCTCGCAAACATCTATTAGATTCGCCGGTGTCTGTTACACGAACGTGACATTATAACATTCTGCTATTGGCGGTTTTCTGGCGAATATGGTTGGGTGCCTGCACACATAATGATGAAGGAGTGCCGTCCCGTCATTGACCTCGGTAGCATCAAATGATCTCCACACGCTTCTATGCGCCGTCCAGCGGGTAGAGAATTTATTCTTGGTTTGGCCTACATATTgattattacaaaatttgCAAGTGGCCACGTATATGTCGTAGCATTTGCAGTTGAGGGTTTGTGTGGAGGCACAGTACCTCGTGGCGTAGAAAGTTGCGTGTTGGGGGCGACCATGCTCGTTTTGTGCTGGCCGTGCATGCCACAAAGGGCACAGTGGTCACAGTGGCCACATGGATACGAACCGGTAGATTTAAAATTATCCTTCCCATGCGCAATACGCCAGTAGTTAGTCAATATATTTCGGAGGTTCGGTGGTTTTCTATAAGTAACGAGAGCCTTGGGCTGCAATTGCCGCTCCTTATCTGATAATTTGACTAGGTGTGGGAAGCTCTTAGCCCAAACCATTATTGTGGGATGTTCCTTGGTATCTGAAGACGTGTTGAACTGGTGTTTCCAAGTTTTAGCTTGTCTTAGAACATCGGTGACTAAATCTTTTGGGAAGCATGATGCGAATGCCTTAGATTCAAGTGGGCGCAAACTGTCACTGAAATCACTGTATCTTTGACTAAGTCGTCACAGTTGAAGAGCCTCTGAAAACATAATAGATCTGAAGGTGGCTCGCGGGTGATGTGAGGAACGGTGTAGATACAGTCGTTGTGACGCAGTGGCTTTTGTGTAATTGCGAGTGATGAAATTAAATGGTGACATTGGGTAAATGACATGGTCCACATCCAGAAATTCAACACGACCGCCATATTCCTTCATATTCGTTTTACGGAATGTAAGTTAAAGGCCATacctttaaaaagtttgggtCGACTCGATTTCCGCAGTGATACCGTCTCCAAACGATATGAATAAGATGTCATCTATATATCTTTTGAATACTTCAGCCTTCTTTGGAACTGGACAAGCAGATAATAAAATGAAGTGCACAGCTATGTTGGCCAGTGAAACGGAGTTTTCTATTACCttgctatatttttatacgcttcttttgcagagactgacaatgccatttaggcgaaactTATTTCTCAGttactactagtggttggttaaacaaagaatatttatagaattatatacccatatttttaaaactctaaaagagcattgttaattattattcTTGATTAGAAAatgataatatgtgctaacggtaagcttatccatcttaccccacaaaactatataaaaaaattaaaatatttgacttTATTCCAgggtttgttaaaaatgttggaGGGGACCGTGGTAAATGTACCCGAGCGAAACTCTCGTAAATTACGCGGAGATTCAGTTGTCGTGGATACCACGAACATCTTATTTGTTGCGTCCGGCGCTTTTAACGGACTCGAAAAATTCATTTCAAggagaatgaatgaaaaagtgagtttttatttgtgttttttctgtgtttttattattaaatataaaatacatttttgtgAGTTGCTACTTGCTATTAAactattcattaaaaattgaaggtgtttaataacaaaagcattttttttttaaatgtgtttgttttttttgaaattttaattaaattaaaactattttggtagtaaataaaattctgcatttttttatgatatttatatttttttaaataaaagtcatAAAAACACCTATTGGATgaaatatattcatatttttctgGTTAAAAATCgcttttattataacattaatGAACCTAATTTTCATTCAAACAGTCTCTGGGATTTAGCCTTCATTCTAAAACATCAACAACGAAAAAAgatgaaatttttaaacagaccTTGGGTTTTGagcaacaacttttaaaatcagCTATcgaagaaaacaaagaaagagATGAATTGTTGAAACATACAGAAGCAAGGTGTGTACGACGCCGTAACAAATtagttagcgcgcctgcctgtaacccagaggtaatgggttcaaggctcatcgccgCTATcgttatgggcgtatgtgtccttgggcaagacacttaacagcaatttttcaacccagtggtcataatgggttgtccaaattattagccacacataaaaaagtaaaaaatctcccaaaaaagaatcacccacaaagtaacatacatggtaactcgtaagctggcacgaggtgttaaacctgtgaaataacgactgtcgtttttcggccacgcgaggataaagtatgttacattcattcattcatgtatgcaggttgatattttatataggtCCTATTCCATGTGGGTGAGGCCCCCTGCGTGCCACACTATGGGACCTAGGATAAAATCGGCCTCATTACCCAAAAACTGTCTGAATACCCTACCATTCACAAAATACTAACAATTactattctgttacttttgctatcggcataatgaaaataatctttcaacggcttatctggtatgaaaaaagtAGTGTATTTCGGACGATTAGTTTGATAAccggtgtttttttataccaaataccCTTTAATAACAAGTACacaatatttctttacagTGATTTAGTTGAATTTGGAATGATACCAGAGTTTGTGGGAAGGCTTCCCATCACCGTTCCTCTGCATAGTTTATCAAATGAACATCTGACTAAAATATTAACGGAACCAAGGAATGCTGTGGTTCCGCAGTTTGAGGTATTTTAaccttatgctcgctgtcgagttataacatgggtgtcttcttatacaccagacacacatggtgtattcatacacctcatgctcactgtcgagttataacatgggtgtattcttatacaccagacacacatggtgtatttatacaccttatgctcactttcgagttataaacttataacatggctgtgtttttgtatttataatacacttatgcttactgtcgagttataacatgaatgtattcttatacaccagacacacatggtgtatccatacacctcatgctcactgtcaagttataacatgggcgttttcttatacaccagacacacatggtgtatccatacacctcatgctcactgtcgagttataacatgggtgtcttcttatacaccagacacacatggtgtattcatacacctcatgctcactgtcgagttataacatgggtgtcttcttatacaccagacacacatggtgtattcatacacctcatgctcactgtcaagttataacatgggtgtcttcttatacaccagacacacatggtgtattcatacacctcatgctcactgtcgagttataacatgggtgtcttcttatacaccagacacacatgttgaattcatacacctcatgctcactgtcgagttataacttggttgtcttcttatacaccagacacacatggtgtattcatacacctcatgctcactgtcaagttataagatgggtgtcttcttataaagtaaccaaatatgaaattttaatataaataaaagttttgttgataaattatatattgacccacaaagttatatacatagtaCCAcataagcagacacgaggtgtatgaaacagaacacctgtggttTATCGACTGTCTTTGCCTTAAcatgcaaaaataattaagGTTTTCTTTATAATCTTATTTACAGGCATTGTTTAACATGGACAAGTCTGATCTTGCCATCACACCATCTGCATTACGTGCCATCGCTGACTTGGCTTTGGAACGAAAAACTGGAGCCAGGGGATTGAGGTCTATAATGGTAAGTAGAAAAACTTACCATTTTTTTTcgcaaaaattattttttttatataaatcgaattagtttatttaaacatttaaaaaattcatatttttagaGGAAAAATGTGGATTTGTAAAGAAACTTTcccgttttataaagttgggATGAGAAAGGAAatgaaacatgtcccatcttacaaTAAActgctattttttattatatttcaacaGATtactgtaaaacataaaaaaagatttttttttataaaaaaactcaaaataattactttatataaaaagtaacatattttaataaaaaaaaactcaacaAATTTAcctaattaaacatttaaaataatcatggtcttataaaaaaacagaaagtatttactttatttaaatataggctatataaaaaaatatttttataaaaaattcgAAAATTTACAGGAACAACTTATGCTGGACCCGATGTATGACGTACCAGGAAGTGACATCATTGGTGTTTGTATCGATGATGACGTAGTCCGAGGGAAAAAATCGCCGCATTATATACGGAAGCCGGCAGCGGACGACAATGAAACTTCATACGAAGTTGCGCACGCCCCCGCTTCGCAAATCACTGAAAAAACTGAACCTGTAGCGGTAGCGGCAGTTTCGGATTAATTAGTACTGCAATATTAAGatgtttgttacttctgcCGCCAGGTGTAATGTGAATTACGTTTTTTTCGGCTtatctggtaaaaaaacttaatttttctcTAGCGTTTCGACTGGTATTTAAAAAGTCTTTTtttggttataaaataaatgtttttaaataccagATATGCCAAAaatactgttaaaaatatcaCTGCGTTTTTTTTCCTGGTATTTGGGGTTTTTAGACGGAATTTTCACGTTTTACATAATATTGAATCTAGGTGGAAATTTTCGAGACTTTTATTGAGAAATATCCGTTTAGATAGGCCCgtgttgtttaagtttttgaaaatttttcatgtttttctgAAACAGGATTCgtttttcgttttcattttgtaCATTTCTTGTATTTGAGTAAAGCAGACTTGATTAAATAGAAATATCTGCACTGTCGTTTTTTCACAATACATTTCCGCgcagatatttctttgttcaaCATTAAGCACAGTTACGTGTATTGTGTTGGTCGTTATTTTTCTTGTAGGAGATTCCTGTAAATTGAACGTTCGctatttataaaccatatacgTTGTATCAACATATTAAAAGATTATGCTGTAAAACCAAACCAAATAAAGctagaatgaatgaatggaacttgtttattctcgcgtggcggggcaacggtagttgttatatagtagggtggggaaagatgggacaccttttaattctattttcccgtttggtagtaaacaaagaacattcaaagaattacaaaaccgcatcatcacgactcccataaagcgttgttaattgtttaaaacgcgaccAGAacatttcgatattatgtgctaaaggtgtcgcaTCTTCCCCAAGCACCCTACTATTACCCTTtcttgcatggtaaaaagttaatgcgaataacgatccgcattaactcgtcatatgataactcgctaaccgtgttattttgcatggtcattggtttatgcgcgtatcaacattgagttaaCTTACTTAagcgcaatattgttaaatctagtttataaaataggtttttatactttatggTGATATTACCAgcttaaaattgtaaaaataatacccgaaaacGGTTAAGGTCTTAAAGGTGAAACTGTATACTTCCACCAAACTTGTtattactcgcataatgcgagtaataatcaacctcctacagcagatgacacgcttatgacgttatgcgtgttagcTTTGcctttgcgagtaaatatgcgagtacttacgcgcataaaagtgaccatgcaaaaagggtatatttGTACCTCTACCATACATCgtcgtttttttattctttataacCACGTGCAAATATGTTCTTCAAGTATAGTTATacgtatctctagtaggccgtggtttCTTCTACAAGGGTTTAAGTTAAGTACTATTGCTACTGTTTAGTATTACCTAATTACaaactatgtttatatttagtgctacttaattttaaactagtaTTTTAGTTTACTTACACACGAATATGGTTATTTATGAGTAGCCTATAATGTTACACAaagatatataataatatgacAGTATTTCAAAACTACTCTTTGGTATTTGGGGACGACTATATTCATTTAATaccaacattttaataaaactacaaaccAAACCAGTGCAGAAAGGGATTTgtattgcttttttaattgtgttgtgtaaaacaaaaacacaaattcaacaaaaacaaaaattcataAATTTGGAATTTAgcgtttttaattcaacataaaAGTGATCGTTCATTACTGGTTAATTATGCGgtttaaaatctgaaaaattattttaaaatttataaatatgtatataggaTTGGGGaatatggaacaccttttcattttagtttcccgtcctatttggtaataaacaaagatcaaacaaaaaattataaaaccgtatcctcacgacacccATAGGCCGttattagttgtttaaaacacgatcaggatatttagattttatgtgGTAatggtgtaccatcttaccccacagaactttATATAGATTGGTGAAATATGGGACgcgtttttattctatttttcgccCATTTATCCTAGagtgcaaaaaatattttaaattagtatTGGAATATACGAGGTTATTTTATCTgccataaaatatttaagccTTGTTAATAGGATATGCTTTATgagttactatatatacaagtCATGATAtcgtttttaattatataacattctatatactttaacataacttttatctGTATCTTCGATTATGGAAGTAAGATCcaaatatagtaggtcgggggaagatgggacaccttatcattctattttctcgtcccatttggtagtaaacaaagaacatacaaagaattctaaaaccgcatactcacgactcccatagaccgttgttaactgtttaaaacacgatcaggatatttggatatcatgtgctaaaggtgtcccgtcttcccctaccctactatatcaacaataactaaaatacgagttataacaacaaaacgacaTTGGTTAAAGTTATCGCGTGGTAAATGTGAAGCTCAAATGGGTCTGAACTTCATCTCTATAAATTTGAGGGAATATTGATGCCCGCGGAAGTGAAACCAACTTGAGGCGTTGTAGCTGTCGGTTTGACAGTTCAGATATTCCCCGTTTAAGTTGGCAGCATAACAGCTACGGTACCACCAAGCACCATGGGCACGCACGGCACAGTTACCATTACTCCGTAAATCATGATCCAGATCAAATGTTGTGAACCTGAGACCGTTGTGTGCTGTACTTAACGAATCCCCTGTAATATTTGATCAAttgtaatgtatgtaacttactttatcctcgcgttgccgaaaaacgacagtcgttataacacgggtttaacacttcgtgccagtttacgagttgccatgtatgtttctttgtgggtgattatttttttttatgtatggctgataatttggacaacccattagtgaccactgggttggagcaattgccgtcttgcccaaggacacatacgcccacaatggttaGCAGCGattagatttttttcaattttaattaaaaagttttataatgaaattaCCTGCGGTTCCCGAATATCCAGACACCGTCAACCTATATTGTTGCTCGCCCGACCCAATTGCGAATGAACTGAAAGAAATAATTTCTATAATTTATGTTTGGATTCCCCTCATTCATGTGGGATTagcttaaaggggcatacaaacgaaaaatcaaaattcatgtattgatagatatgctgaAATTTGATCTAAagctaccatcaaagttttaaaatacaaaacagcttttgaaaaaaatgagtttcaaaaccgcaaattcgaTCGCTAGAGTAAAAATTGGCCGTAGCGCAATGCATGGGAAAAAATATCACTCAATTTTGTTCGtttctagtttttaaaatactaaagaaaattcaaattttatttctgattttgtAGAATGAATgctttttctttaaaactaaataaaaaaatgtaaaacatagactttattatgtattaattttcgattgaacaaagctacataatatgctgactcGGCACtttgctgagtcagcataatctggCATGTACCTAGGTTtgatcgaaaaattaaaacataaaaagtttatgtaagtttagttttattttatcaattttacaaagtagttgtgttttaaacacgcccgtgtaatattaaactaatttttatagAAGTTGCTGCTCTTAACAATATTCGCGAAACACCTCAACAAACGctattttcaataattttacgGTAAAATTACAATAGTTTTCCcgcaacaaaatatttcatatttactcGAAAATTATCTCCACGGTTTAATTTGCAGCGAAACAGTTCACGCGAAAATTGTTACTTTTCGCTCATTGCTAGCTATCACCGGCAGAGTAAAAACTATTTCTAATCGAAATTTTGTCGCTATAGCGATGTGTGACGTCGGAAAATCGTCAGTGACGTCAGAAAATCGCCAGACTCTCTCGAATCGCCAGCCATATCGGCGCTATAGTGTAAAACCGCCTTTACCTGTATTTGGCGTATCTTCTATCATTCTCACAATCTTCTAATTCCACCCTCAGTTCGTAGCTTCCACTCGACGTTAGAGCGTGCAGGTTTTCTAATcctttacaacaacaaaaaatgtttcgcTACTTTTGTATA
Encoded here:
- the LOC100177682 gene encoding ATP-dependent Clp protease ATP-binding subunit clpX-like, mitochondrial isoform X1, whose product is MPHKVPSHGRDESATSTKNDAGKMKNLEDESSPITLEKSNIVMLGPTGSGKTLLAQTLARCLDVPFAICDCTTLTQAGYVGEDIESVIAKLLQDAGGHVERAEQGIVFLDEVDKISSVPGIHQLRDVGGEGVQQGLLKMLEGTVVNVPERNSRKLRGDSVVVDTTNILFVASGAFNGLEKFISRRMNEKSLGFSLHSKTSTTKKDEIFKQTLGFEQQLLKSAIEENKERDELLKHTEASDLVEFGMIPEFVGRLPITVPLHSLSNEHLTKILTEPRNAVVPQFEALFNMDKSDLAITPSALRAIADLALERKTGARGLRSIMEQLMLDPMYDVPGSDIIGVCIDDDVVRGKKSPHYIRKPAADDNETSYEVAHAPASQITEKTEPVAVAAVSD